From Vigna unguiculata cultivar IT97K-499-35 chromosome 5, ASM411807v1, whole genome shotgun sequence, the proteins below share one genomic window:
- the LOC114184473 gene encoding uncharacterized protein LOC114184473: MINIKPCQTPLMSGIKPLFDTNNPPSNVESYRRLIGKLLYLTNSRPDINYSVYLLSQFVQTPTTYHHQVAQHILRYIKAVPGRGLFFPKENDLQIKGFGDSDWATCPETRCSITGYCVFLGNSLISRKSKKQNIVSRSSSKAEYMALATTSCEIQWISYILRDLCTQLHPPPVLYCDNQLARHIAQNT; this comes from the coding sequence ATGATCAACATCAAACCTTGCCAAACTCCCCTCATGAGTGGCATAAAACCTCTCTTTGACACCAACAATCCCCCAAGCAATGTTGAGTCCTACAGACGGCTGATAGGGAAACTTCTTTACCTCACCAATTCTAGACCTGATATCAACTACTCAGTGTATCTCCTTAGTCAATTTGTTCAGACACCCACTACTTATCATCACCAAGTTGCTCAACATATCCTAAGATACATTAAAGCTGTTCCTGGTCGTGGACTATTTTTTCCTAAAGAGAATGACCTACAAATTAAGGGTTTCGGTGACTCCGACTGGGCCACTTGCCCTGAAACCAGGTGTAGCATCACTGGTTACTGTGTTTTCTTAGGAAATTCGCTCATATCTCGGAAGTCAAAGAAACAGAACATTGTTTCCAGATCATCCTCTAAAGCCGAGTATATGGCCCTAGCCACCACTTCCTGTGAAATCCAATGGATCAGTTATATCCTTCGTGATCTTTGCACTCAGCTTCATCCACCACCAGTTCTCTACTGTGATAACCAGTTAGCTCGACATATCGCTCAAAACACTTAA